A single genomic interval of Deltaproteobacteria bacterium harbors:
- a CDS encoding type Z 30S ribosomal protein S14, whose product MARKALVEKNKKPAKFKVREYNRCPVCGRPRGYYRKFDMCRICLREMSLKGVIPGMIKSSW is encoded by the coding sequence TTGGCAAGAAAAGCATTGGTAGAGAAAAATAAGAAACCTGCTAAATTCAAGGTGCGTGAATACAACAGGTGTCCTGTTTGTGGAAGACCAAGAGGTTATTACAGAAAATTTGATATGTGCAGGATTTGCCTGAGAGAAATGTCTCTTAAGGGTGTTATTCCTGGAATGATTAAATCGAGTTGGTGA
- the rpsS gene encoding 30S ribosomal protein S19 encodes MARSIKKGPYVEDSLLRKVASAQESGSKQMIKTWSRRSTITPDFIGITFAVHNGKKFVPVYITENMVGHKLGEFASTRTFYGHIGGKKAKMK; translated from the coding sequence GTGGCGCGATCAATTAAAAAAGGACCCTATGTTGAAGATAGCCTTCTTCGGAAAGTGGCGTCGGCACAGGAAAGCGGCAGCAAGCAGATGATTAAGACTTGGTCAAGAAGATCAACTATAACGCCTGATTTTATTGGTATAACATTCGCTGTTCATAACGGAAAGAAGTTCGTACCCGTTTATATTACGGAGAATATGGTTGGTCACAAGCTTGGCGAATTTGCATCAACAAGAACTTTTTACGGTCATATTGGCGGTAAAAAGGCGAAAATGAAATAG
- the rpsQ gene encoding 30S ribosomal protein S17, translating into MTDTVNRRTLIGTVISDKMEGTAVVAVERQFRHPKYNKQLRRTAKYKVHDVNNTAAAGDKVLIQECRPISKDKRWLLKDIIEKAV; encoded by the coding sequence ATGACTGATACAGTAAACAGAAGAACCCTCATCGGGACAGTAATCAGTGACAAGATGGAAGGTACTGCCGTTGTTGCTGTAGAGAGACAGTTTAGACACCCTAAGTATAATAAGCAGCTCAGAAGAACGGCTAAGTACAAGGTTCATGATGTTAATAATACGGCTGCTGCGGGAGATAAGGTTTTAATTCAGGAATGCAGACCGATCAGTAAAGACAAACGCTGGTTGTTGAAAGATATTATAGAAAAAGCAGTCTAA
- the tuf gene encoding elongation factor Tu produces the protein MAKEKFERTKPHCNVGTIGHVDHGKTTLTAAITRVLSAGGGAEFKGYDQIDNAPEERERGITIATAHVEYETSDRHYAHVDCPGHADYVKNMITGAAQMDGAILVVSAADGPMPQTREHILLARQVGVPAITVFLNKADMVDDEELMELVELEVRELLSKYEFPGDDIPVVAGSALQALECGCGKEDCPKCKPILDLMANVDSYIPQPERDIDKPFLMPVEDVFSISGRGTVVTGRVESGVINVNEEVEIVGMKETQKTVVTGVEMFRKLLDRGEAGDNIGALIRGVKREEVERGQVLAKPGSITPHTKFKGEAYILTKEEGGRHTPFFNGYRPQFYFRTTDVTGVVTLPDGVEMVMPGDNVSVEVVLITPIAMDKELRFAIREGGRTVGAGVVSEIIE, from the coding sequence ATGGCTAAGGAAAAGTTTGAGAGGACGAAGCCCCATTGTAACGTGGGAACCATTGGTCACGTTGACCATGGAAAGACAACATTAACGGCGGCAATTACGCGTGTATTGTCAGCCGGTGGCGGAGCAGAATTTAAAGGGTATGACCAGATAGATAATGCCCCTGAAGAAAGGGAGAGGGGGATAACGATAGCAACGGCTCATGTTGAGTATGAGACGTCTGACAGACATTATGCCCATGTCGATTGTCCCGGACATGCCGACTATGTAAAGAACATGATAACCGGTGCGGCCCAGATGGACGGAGCGATTCTGGTTGTAAGTGCAGCAGACGGACCCATGCCGCAGACAAGAGAGCATATTCTGCTGGCAAGGCAGGTCGGCGTTCCGGCAATCACCGTATTCCTAAATAAGGCGGATATGGTTGATGATGAGGAGCTGATGGAACTCGTTGAGCTAGAGGTAAGAGAACTTCTAAGCAAGTATGAATTCCCGGGTGATGATATTCCTGTGGTAGCGGGCAGCGCCCTTCAGGCGCTCGAATGTGGCTGCGGCAAGGAAGATTGCCCCAAGTGCAAGCCTATACTTGATTTGATGGCAAACGTGGACAGCTATATTCCTCAGCCTGAGCGTGATATAGACAAGCCCTTCCTCATGCCTGTTGAAGATGTGTTCAGTATTTCCGGCAGGGGTACCGTTGTGACGGGAAGAGTTGAGAGCGGTGTTATCAACGTGAATGAAGAAGTTGAGATTGTGGGGATGAAGGAGACACAGAAGACAGTTGTTACCGGTGTTGAGATGTTTAGAAAACTTCTTGACCGTGGTGAAGCCGGTGATAATATCGGTGCACTGATCAGAGGCGTCAAGCGCGAAGAGGTAGAAAGAGGACAGGTTCTGGCCAAGCCCGGCAGCATTACGCCTCATACCAAATTCAAGGGAGAAGCCTATATTCTAACGAAGGAAGAGGGTGGGAGGCATACCCCGTTTTTTAACGGTTACAGGCCTCAGTTCTACTTCAGAACAACTGACGTTACCGGTGTGGTAACGCTTCCTGACGGCGTTGAGATGGTAATGCCAGGTGACAACGTATCGGTAGAGGTGGTACTGATTACCCCCATTGCGATGGATAAAGAATTGAGATTTGCTATCAGGGAAGGCGGTAGAACGGTCGGCGCCGGTGTTGTAAGCGAGATTATTGAGTAA
- the rplD gene encoding 50S ribosomal protein L4 — MASIDVVDLNNKKIGNIELSAKVFDSDVRPEIMHSVVRLQLMNRRGGNAQTKGRSHVRGGGAKPWKQKGTGRARAGTSSSPIWVGGGTAFGPQAKTFNLGINKKTKRAALRSALSMKLKDGMLVVLDKFELTHSKTKEFVQVMKTFEAERALIVLDEENRNVDLSSRNVRGFKVMKSEGINVYDLLKHDKLFMTKESVGKIEEVLG, encoded by the coding sequence ATGGCTTCTATAGATGTAGTAGATCTGAATAATAAAAAAATCGGCAATATTGAATTGTCTGCAAAAGTTTTTGACTCTGATGTGAGGCCGGAAATTATGCATTCTGTAGTCAGGCTGCAACTGATGAACAGGAGAGGCGGCAATGCGCAGACAAAAGGTCGTTCCCATGTAAGAGGCGGCGGGGCCAAGCCCTGGAAACAAAAGGGCACGGGAAGAGCTCGTGCAGGTACATCAAGTTCACCCATTTGGGTCGGTGGAGGGACTGCATTCGGTCCTCAGGCCAAGACTTTCAATCTAGGTATTAACAAAAAAACGAAAAGAGCTGCACTCAGGTCAGCGTTGTCAATGAAATTAAAAGACGGTATGCTGGTGGTTCTTGATAAATTCGAATTAACGCATAGCAAGACGAAAGAGTTTGTGCAGGTTATGAAGACTTTTGAGGCAGAGAGGGCTCTTATCGTATTAGACGAAGAAAATAGAAATGTCGATCTTTCTTCAAGGAACGTAAGAGGTTTTAAGGTTATGAAGAGCGAAGGGATCAATGTTTATGATTTGCTTAAACATGATAAGCTCTTTATGACGAAGGAATCGGTCGGCAAGATTGAAGAGGTGTTAGGCTGA
- the rplN gene encoding 50S ribosomal protein L14, producing the protein MIQMQTILNVADNSGAKKVYCFKVLGGSKRKTAKIGDVIVVSVRESIPNAKVKKGDVHKAVIVRTVKEIGRPDGSFIRFDDNAAVIIDKNMEPVGTRIFGPVARELRARKFMKIVSLAPEVL; encoded by the coding sequence ATGATACAGATGCAAACTATTTTGAATGTCGCTGATAATTCTGGAGCAAAAAAGGTTTACTGCTTCAAAGTTCTGGGTGGCTCTAAAAGAAAAACTGCAAAAATCGGCGATGTTATTGTGGTCTCTGTGAGAGAATCAATACCTAACGCAAAGGTCAAAAAAGGTGATGTACATAAAGCGGTTATTGTGAGAACAGTTAAGGAAATCGGTAGACCTGATGGCTCATTCATACGTTTTGATGATAATGCCGCAGTCATTATCGATAAGAATATGGAACCTGTCGGAACGAGGATTTTTGGCCCTGTAGCGAGGGAGCTTAGAGCCAGGAAGTTTATGAAAATTGTATCATTGGCCCCTGAAGTTTTATAG
- the rplC gene encoding 50S ribosomal protein L3, protein MKEGIIGRKLGMTQIITDDGELVPVTVVEAGPCAVVQKKNVENDGYSAVQLGFLEKRSNLVGKPEKGHFNKTKVAPQRYLRELRVEDVDGFEIGQNITVDIFSDGDVVDVTGTSKGKGMAGVMKRWGFGGARASHGAEKIHRKPGSIGCSATPSRVFKGKKMAGRMGGERVTVQNLSIAKVRAEENILLIKGAVPGHNKGLLVIKKAVKKG, encoded by the coding sequence ATGAAGGAAGGCATTATTGGAAGAAAACTGGGAATGACCCAGATTATAACGGACGATGGCGAGTTGGTTCCTGTGACTGTTGTAGAGGCCGGACCCTGTGCAGTCGTTCAGAAAAAAAATGTAGAGAACGATGGCTACAGTGCGGTTCAGCTGGGATTTCTTGAAAAACGTTCTAACCTGGTCGGTAAGCCGGAAAAAGGTCACTTTAACAAGACAAAGGTGGCTCCCCAAAGGTACCTTAGGGAATTAAGAGTGGAAGATGTTGACGGTTTCGAAATTGGTCAGAACATTACTGTTGATATTTTTTCTGATGGTGATGTTGTTGATGTTACCGGTACCAGTAAAGGTAAGGGAATGGCTGGTGTCATGAAGCGCTGGGGGTTCGGTGGCGCTCGTGCCAGTCATGGCGCTGAGAAGATCCACAGAAAGCCTGGTTCCATTGGGTGTTCAGCAACTCCTTCAAGGGTCTTTAAAGGTAAGAAAATGGCAGGCAGGATGGGTGGCGAACGGGTCACCGTTCAAAATCTCTCTATTGCAAAAGTTAGAGCGGAAGAAAATATCCTTCTTATAAAAGGTGCTGTGCCGGGTCACAACAAAGGATTGCTTGTAATTAAAAAGGCTGTTAAAAAGGGATAA
- the rplP gene encoding 50S ribosomal protein L16: protein MLMPKKVKYRKQMKGRMTGKPFRGCALNFGDFGLQATECGWITSRQIEAARIAMTRHIKRGGKVWVRAFPDKPVTSKPAETRMGKGKGSPEGWVAVIKPGVILYEMEGVEESVAREALRLAAHKLPVATRFVSRESQK, encoded by the coding sequence ATGTTAATGCCCAAGAAAGTAAAATACAGAAAGCAGATGAAGGGGAGAATGACCGGAAAACCCTTTAGAGGCTGCGCCCTCAATTTTGGAGATTTTGGACTGCAGGCAACTGAATGCGGTTGGATCACTTCGAGGCAGATTGAGGCTGCCAGGATTGCTATGACGAGACATATAAAAAGAGGTGGTAAGGTTTGGGTCAGAGCATTTCCTGATAAACCGGTTACATCAAAGCCGGCCGAAACCCGAATGGGAAAAGGTAAAGGTTCTCCAGAGGGTTGGGTTGCAGTAATTAAGCCGGGTGTGATTCTCTATGAAATGGAAGGTGTTGAAGAGAGTGTTGCCAGGGAAGCTCTTAGACTGGCGGCTCACAAGTTGCCTGTGGCAACGAGATTTGTGTCGAGGGAGAGTCAAAAATGA
- the rplV gene encoding 50S ribosomal protein L22, whose translation MEAKAVLRYARISPRKARLIVNTIRGKEVGEVLRTLSFTDKKAAPMVSKIVRSAVANAEQQGVNDPDKLFVKSTFVNEGPTIKRFMPRAMGRATQILKRTSHITVVLAEAVE comes from the coding sequence ATGGAAGCAAAAGCAGTTTTAAGGTATGCGAGGATTTCGCCGAGAAAGGCAAGGCTCATAGTTAACACGATTAGAGGGAAGGAAGTTGGTGAAGTATTAAGGACATTGAGTTTCACTGATAAAAAAGCAGCGCCCATGGTTTCTAAGATCGTCAGATCTGCAGTGGCTAATGCTGAGCAGCAGGGTGTAAATGATCCCGACAAGCTCTTTGTCAAGAGTACATTTGTTAATGAAGGTCCAACGATAAAAAGATTTATGCCAAGAGCAATGGGTAGAGCAACTCAGATATTGAAGAGGACTAGTCATATCACTGTTGTCCTCGCTGAAGCGGTAGAATAG
- the rpsC gene encoding 30S ribosomal protein S3 produces the protein MGQKVNPVGFRLGVIKDWDSRWYAKKGYSNLIHEDLKIRTFLKKKLNHAGVSRIEIERTANKMRVNIHSARPGLVIGKKGSEIDALRNEIKHFTDKEIFININEVRKAEIDAQLVAENVALQMERRVHHRRAMKKSVTSAMKLGAKGIKISCAGRLGGHEMSRTEWYREGRVPLHTLRADIDYGFAEAKTTYGIIGVKVWIFKGEVLEKREEKILEV, from the coding sequence TTGGGGCAGAAAGTAAATCCTGTCGGTTTTAGACTGGGAGTAATTAAGGATTGGGATTCCAGATGGTATGCCAAAAAAGGTTATTCTAATTTGATTCATGAGGATCTGAAAATCAGAACCTTCCTTAAAAAGAAACTTAATCATGCCGGCGTTTCTAGGATTGAAATTGAAAGAACGGCTAACAAAATGAGAGTTAACATTCATAGTGCTCGTCCGGGTCTTGTTATTGGTAAGAAAGGATCTGAAATCGATGCACTCAGGAATGAAATCAAGCATTTTACCGATAAGGAAATTTTTATTAACATAAATGAGGTTAGAAAAGCTGAAATTGATGCTCAGCTTGTGGCCGAGAATGTAGCCCTTCAAATGGAGAGACGAGTTCACCATAGGAGAGCCATGAAGAAGTCCGTAACCTCTGCTATGAAACTTGGTGCAAAGGGTATTAAAATCTCTTGTGCCGGTAGACTGGGTGGGCACGAAATGTCCAGAACTGAATGGTACAGGGAGGGAAGAGTTCCTCTCCATACCCTGAGAGCAGATATTGATTACGGTTTTGCCGAGGCTAAAACAACTTACGGAATCATCGGTGTTAAGGTCTGGATATTTAAGGGCGAAGTTCTTGAAAAAAGAGAAGAAAAGATACTTGAGGTGTAG
- the rpsJ gene encoding 30S ribosomal protein S10, giving the protein MESQKIRIRLRAYDYKLLDQSVVEIVDTAKRTGAKIAGPIPLPTEINKYCVNRSPFIDKKSREQFEIRTHKRLLDILEPTQHTVDALMKLDLSAGVDVEIKLNP; this is encoded by the coding sequence ATGGAGAGCCAGAAAATTAGAATCAGGCTGAGAGCTTATGATTATAAGCTTTTAGATCAATCTGTTGTGGAAATAGTAGATACGGCGAAAAGAACGGGTGCTAAAATTGCCGGCCCCATTCCGCTGCCAACAGAAATCAATAAGTATTGTGTTAACCGTTCTCCATTCATAGACAAGAAGTCTAGAGAGCAATTCGAGATCAGGACTCACAAGAGGCTTCTCGATATTCTTGAGCCGACACAGCATACGGTTGATGCCTTAATGAAGCTCGATTTGTCTGCTGGCGTTGATGTAGAAATTAAGCTAAATCCTTAA
- the rpmC gene encoding 50S ribosomal protein L29 gives MKSSELRELALEELNQKETDFREELFNLNFQHAIGKLENTARLKELRRDIARVNTLRKERLAKEGSSEA, from the coding sequence ATGAAAAGCAGTGAACTAAGAGAATTGGCTCTTGAGGAACTCAATCAAAAGGAAACGGATTTTCGGGAAGAACTTTTTAATTTGAACTTTCAGCATGCTATAGGCAAGCTTGAAAATACAGCAAGATTAAAAGAACTACGAAGAGATATTGCAAGAGTTAATACCCTTAGAAAAGAAAGATTGGCCAAGGAAGGATCGAGTGAGGCATGA
- the rplX gene encoding 50S ribosomal protein L24 yields the protein MLQANLGLKKGDTVVVTTGKDRGKRGKIIQIVNVRQKVLVEKVNIVKRHLRQDSQGGGGIMEKESPIHVSNVSYLCQKCDAPVKIMKKILDNGNKVRACAKCGEIIDR from the coding sequence ATGTTGCAAGCTAATTTAGGTTTGAAAAAAGGTGACACCGTTGTCGTGACAACGGGAAAAGATCGGGGTAAGCGAGGTAAAATTATCCAGATTGTAAACGTTCGTCAGAAGGTGCTCGTAGAGAAGGTCAATATAGTAAAAAGGCACCTTCGCCAGGATTCTCAGGGTGGCGGTGGCATAATGGAGAAGGAATCGCCAATACATGTTTCAAATGTAAGTTATCTTTGCCAGAAGTGCGATGCTCCTGTTAAAATCATGAAGAAGATTCTTGACAACGGTAATAAAGTAAGGGCTTGCGCTAAATGTGGCGAGATTATAGACAGGTAG
- the rplB gene encoding 50S ribosomal protein L2 produces the protein MALKLYKPTSPGVRHKSCLTFDEVSRTKPEKGLVEKLKKTGGRNSDGRITRRHAGGGHKRRYRVIDFKRDKEGIPSTVASIEYDPNRTARIALLHYADGEKRYILAPKDINIGDTVVSGPDADIKPGNALPIKNIPLGTLIHNIEMKRGKGGQIVRSAGNSAQLMAKDGRYAQVRLPSTEVRMILEDCYATVGEVGNSDHSNVSLGKAGRKRWLGVRPTVRGVAMNPVDHPHGGGEGKSSGGRHPVSPWGVPTKGYKTRSNSRSDRFIVRKRKK, from the coding sequence ATGGCTCTAAAACTATATAAACCAACATCACCTGGAGTAAGGCATAAGAGTTGTCTCACTTTTGATGAGGTGAGCAGGACAAAACCTGAAAAAGGGCTCGTTGAGAAACTTAAAAAAACGGGTGGCAGAAATTCTGACGGCAGGATTACGAGAAGACATGCCGGTGGCGGACATAAGAGACGCTATAGAGTAATTGATTTTAAAAGAGATAAAGAAGGAATTCCTTCCACTGTGGCTTCGATAGAGTACGATCCCAACAGAACGGCGCGTATCGCGTTGCTTCATTATGCTGACGGTGAAAAAAGGTATATCCTGGCACCTAAGGATATCAACATTGGAGATACTGTAGTGTCCGGCCCTGATGCTGATATTAAGCCTGGTAATGCGCTTCCAATAAAGAATATTCCTCTTGGCACGCTTATACATAATATAGAAATGAAGAGAGGCAAGGGTGGGCAAATAGTAAGAAGTGCGGGGAATTCGGCACAATTAATGGCCAAAGATGGCCGTTATGCACAGGTTAGATTGCCATCAACAGAAGTGAGGATGATTCTGGAAGATTGTTATGCGACGGTCGGCGAAGTAGGCAATAGTGATCATTCAAATGTCAGCCTTGGAAAGGCCGGCAGAAAGAGATGGTTAGGTGTAAGGCCTACGGTAAGAGGGGTTGCCATGAACCCCGTTGATCATCCGCATGGTGGTGGGGAGGGTAAGTCTTCCGGTGGACGTCATCCAGTTTCACCCTGGGGTGTACCGACGAAAGGTTACAAGACGAGAAGTAATAGTCGTTCAGATAGATTTATTGTAAGAAAGCGTAAGAAATAG
- the rplE gene encoding 50S ribosomal protein L5 has product MASLKETYSKEIEPKLIKEFGYKNKHQVPKLEKIVLNIGVGEAVQNIKVLDAAAEEMALIAGQRPVITRAKKSIAGFKLREGMPIGCCVTLRGDNMYAFFDKLIGAAIPRIRDFRGLPKKGFDGRGNYTLGIKEHIIFPDIDIDKVDKVKGLNITIVTTGGTDEEGRSLLTQLGMPFKK; this is encoded by the coding sequence ATGGCGAGTTTAAAAGAAACCTATAGTAAGGAAATTGAGCCTAAGCTTATTAAAGAGTTTGGTTATAAGAATAAACATCAAGTTCCAAAGCTTGAAAAGATCGTGCTTAATATTGGAGTGGGCGAGGCAGTTCAGAACATAAAAGTGCTAGATGCCGCAGCGGAAGAGATGGCATTGATTGCAGGCCAGAGACCTGTAATAACAAGAGCGAAGAAGTCCATAGCAGGTTTTAAGCTAAGAGAAGGAATGCCTATCGGTTGTTGTGTTACTCTAAGGGGTGATAATATGTATGCTTTTTTTGATAAGCTTATTGGAGCGGCCATCCCAAGGATTAGAGATTTTAGGGGCTTGCCCAAAAAAGGATTTGATGGAAGAGGCAATTATACGCTGGGAATAAAAGAGCATATCATATTCCCGGATATCGATATCGATAAAGTAGACAAGGTAAAAGGTCTGAATATAACAATAGTGACGACTGGTGGTACTGATGAAGAGGGTCGATCCTTATTGACTCAACTCGGCATGCCTTTCAAAAAATAA
- the rpsG gene encoding 30S ribosomal protein S7, whose translation MSRRREIPKRDVLPDPKYGDKVVSKFVCRLMLDGKKSVAEKILYSAFDILEERAKEDALQVFKKAIENVRPSVEVKSRRVGGATYQVPVEVRPSRRSALGMKWLVGYARDRSEKTMRERLAGEILDAANGRGGAFKKKEDTHRMAEANKAFAHYRW comes from the coding sequence ATGTCGAGAAGACGAGAAATACCGAAAAGAGATGTTTTACCCGATCCTAAGTATGGTGACAAGGTTGTTTCCAAATTTGTCTGTCGTCTGATGCTGGATGGGAAAAAGAGTGTTGCTGAAAAGATTCTCTATAGCGCTTTTGATATTCTGGAAGAGAGGGCAAAGGAAGATGCTCTTCAGGTTTTTAAGAAGGCCATAGAGAATGTAAGGCCTTCTGTTGAGGTGAAGTCCAGAAGGGTTGGTGGTGCAACCTATCAAGTGCCCGTAGAGGTCAGGCCTTCAAGGCGTTCGGCCCTCGGCATGAAGTGGCTTGTTGGTTATGCCAGGGATCGTTCTGAAAAGACCATGAGAGAGCGCCTGGCCGGTGAAATCCTTGACGCCGCCAATGGCAGGGGTGGGGCTTTTAAGAAGAAGGAAGATACCCATAGGATGGCTGAGGCAAATAAGGCATTTGCCCACTATCGGTGGTAG
- a CDS encoding 50S ribosomal protein L23 — MKSYGHILKSPIITEKTTIAKEAGNVVSFVVDRDANKCEIKKSVETVFKVKVDSVRTVQVAGKRKRSRSVMGKRSNWKKAYVALKAGESIEIFEGV, encoded by the coding sequence ATGAAAAGCTACGGTCACATATTAAAAAGCCCGATCATTACAGAAAAAACGACAATAGCGAAAGAGGCGGGAAATGTTGTTTCCTTTGTTGTTGATCGGGATGCTAATAAATGCGAAATTAAAAAGTCTGTTGAAACTGTCTTTAAAGTAAAAGTGGATAGTGTTAGAACAGTACAGGTTGCCGGAAAAAGAAAACGCAGCCGTTCCGTGATGGGAAAGAGATCCAATTGGAAAAAGGCATACGTCGCACTTAAGGCAGGCGAAAGCATCGAAATTTTCGAGGGTGTGTAA
- the fusA gene encoding elongation factor G, with translation MSILKTTRNIGIMAHIDAGKTTTTERILYYTGVSYKIGEVHDGAATMDWMEQEQERGITITSAATTCSWRDHRINIIDTPGHVDFTIEVERSLRVLDGAVAVFCSVSGVEPQSETVWRQADKYKVPRIAFVNKMDRVGANFFNGVDMIKDRLNANPVALQIPVGAEEEFSGVVDLVKMKAISYDEKTMGMTYTEVDIPDDLKEQAHEYREMLVEAVAESDDALMEKYLEGEEVSQEELIAGIRSATLDFKIVPVLCGSAFKNKGVQQLLDAVVDYLPSPLDIPPMEGVVPGTEEVGVRKADPSEPFSALAFKIANDPFVGNLTFFRVYSGTVDAGSHIFNSTRGKKERVGRIVKMHANKREEVKSVSAGDIAAAVGLKLSTTGDTLCDENKPVILESMEFPEPVISIAIEPKTKADQEKMGIALGKLAKEDPSFRVKTDEETGQTIISGMGELHLEIIVDRMLREFKVEANVGKPQVAYRETITKSVDAEGKFVRQSGGRGQYGHVWLRIEPNEAGGGFEFVNKIKGGVVPAEYIPAVGKGVEGALENGVKAGYPVVDVKVTLYDGSYHDVDSSEMAFKIAGSMGFKEGAVKAGPVLLEPIMDVEVIVPEDFMGDVIGDLNSRRGRIQSMEARGGMQAVKSQVPLAEMFGYSTDLRSATQGRATYTMQFDHYEQVPGSIADEIAAKAKG, from the coding sequence TTGAGTATATTAAAGACTACAAGAAATATCGGTATTATGGCCCATATTGATGCCGGTAAGACAACAACTACAGAGCGTATTCTCTATTATACCGGTGTTTCTTATAAGATCGGTGAGGTTCATGATGGCGCAGCTACGATGGACTGGATGGAGCAGGAGCAGGAGAGGGGGATTACCATTACCTCTGCTGCAACAACTTGTTCCTGGAGAGATCACAGGATTAACATAATTGATACACCGGGGCACGTTGATTTTACGATTGAGGTTGAGAGGTCTCTTCGTGTTCTGGATGGAGCGGTGGCCGTTTTCTGTTCCGTGTCGGGTGTTGAGCCCCAGTCAGAGACGGTATGGCGCCAGGCTGATAAGTATAAGGTGCCAAGGATTGCTTTTGTAAATAAGATGGATAGGGTGGGCGCCAATTTCTTTAATGGCGTGGATATGATCAAGGATCGTTTGAATGCCAATCCTGTTGCGCTCCAGATACCGGTAGGTGCTGAAGAGGAGTTTTCCGGTGTTGTGGATCTTGTGAAGATGAAAGCTATTTCCTATGATGAAAAAACGATGGGGATGACCTATACGGAAGTAGATATTCCCGATGATTTGAAGGAGCAGGCTCACGAGTATAGAGAGATGCTCGTTGAGGCGGTAGCAGAGTCTGATGATGCTTTAATGGAAAAATATCTCGAGGGAGAAGAAGTATCTCAGGAAGAGCTTATCGCTGGAATAAGGAGCGCTACTTTGGACTTTAAGATTGTTCCTGTCCTCTGTGGCTCAGCATTTAAAAATAAGGGTGTTCAGCAGTTGCTTGATGCTGTTGTTGATTACCTCCCGTCACCTCTTGATATTCCGCCTATGGAAGGTGTTGTGCCTGGTACTGAAGAAGTTGGCGTACGTAAGGCGGATCCTTCTGAGCCTTTTTCCGCGCTTGCATTTAAGATTGCTAATGATCCCTTCGTTGGGAATTTGACCTTCTTCAGGGTTTACTCCGGTACGGTTGATGCGGGATCTCATATATTTAACTCGACTAGGGGCAAGAAGGAACGGGTGGGTAGAATCGTTAAAATGCACGCCAATAAGAGGGAAGAGGTTAAGTCGGTCTCTGCCGGTGATATTGCAGCAGCTGTTGGTCTGAAGCTTTCTACAACAGGTGATACGCTTTGTGATGAGAATAAACCGGTCATTCTTGAGTCAATGGAATTTCCAGAGCCTGTTATTTCTATCGCTATTGAGCCTAAAACCAAGGCTGATCAGGAAAAGATGGGTATTGCGCTCGGTAAGTTGGCTAAAGAGGATCCCTCCTTCAGGGTGAAAACCGACGAGGAGACGGGCCAAACAATTATATCGGGGATGGGTGAGCTTCATCTTGAGATTATTGTTGACCGTATGTTGAGAGAGTTTAAGGTTGAGGCTAATGTTGGTAAGCCTCAGGTAGCCTATCGGGAGACTATAACCAAGTCGGTTGATGCCGAAGGCAAGTTTGTCAGGCAGTCCGGTGGTCGTGGACAATACGGCCATGTGTGGCTTAGGATAGAACCCAATGAAGCTGGTGGCGGCTTTGAGTTTGTTAATAAGATTAAGGGTGGTGTCGTTCCTGCCGAATATATCCCTGCCGTCGGTAAGGGTGTTGAAGGTGCTTTGGAAAACGGTGTTAAAGCCGGTTACCCCGTTGTTGATGTTAAGGTCACTCTTTATGATGGATCTTATCATGATGTGGATTCATCTGAAATGGCATTTAAGATTGCCGGTTCTATGGGGTTTAAGGAGGGTGCCGTCAAGGCGGGTCCCGTTCTTCTTGAGCCGATTATGGATGTAGAGGTTATTGTTCCCGAAGATTTTATGGGTGACGTTATAGGGGATCTTAATTCCAGGCGTGGCAGGATTCAGTCTATGGAGGCAAGGGGCGGTATGCAGGCTGTAAAGTCTCAGGTTCCACTCGCTGAAATGTTCGGTTATTCAACAGATTTAAGGTCTGCAACACAGGGTAGGGCGACTTACACTATGCAGTTCGATCATTATGAACAGGTTCCCGGAAGTATTGCTGACGAGATTGCAGCAAAGGCAAAGGGTTAG